A genomic segment from Tuwongella immobilis encodes:
- a CDS encoding NHL repeat-containing protein — protein MMRWMIGMAMLLGSSMAGLASEVTTIAGTGKKGFAGDHGPATQALVNNPFALGRGPDGALYFCDVDNNRVRKISPEGIIQTVAGNGKRSYSGDGGPATAAGLNQPYEVAWDRDGHLYFVEIGNHVVRRVDAKTGIISTVAGTGKAGYSGDDGLAVRAQLNQPHSLAFDPMGNLLVCDILNHRIRKIDLKSGTISTFSGTGEKKTAPDGSPIHGSPLHGPRALAFAPDGTLWLALREGNAVLRLDAKTGTITRVAGTGKSGFTGNGGPALKATLSGPKGVALDASGNIYLADTESHSVRMIDIRTGTLELIVGTGQKGDGPDGDPKSCRLARPHGVFIDRDGSLLISDSENHRIRRLPLKTK, from the coding sequence ATGATGCGGTGGATGATCGGCATGGCCATGCTCTTGGGCAGCAGCATGGCGGGACTGGCAAGCGAAGTCACCACAATCGCCGGCACCGGGAAAAAAGGCTTCGCCGGCGATCACGGCCCGGCGACGCAAGCCCTGGTGAATAATCCCTTTGCGCTGGGGCGAGGGCCGGATGGGGCGTTGTACTTCTGCGATGTCGATAACAATCGCGTTCGCAAAATCTCGCCCGAGGGCATCATCCAAACCGTCGCCGGGAATGGCAAACGCAGCTACAGCGGCGATGGTGGTCCGGCCACGGCGGCGGGGTTGAATCAGCCGTATGAAGTCGCTTGGGACCGAGATGGGCACCTCTATTTTGTCGAAATCGGCAATCATGTCGTGCGTCGAGTCGATGCCAAAACTGGGATCATCTCCACGGTCGCTGGCACCGGCAAAGCGGGCTATTCGGGCGATGATGGGCTGGCGGTGCGAGCGCAACTCAATCAGCCGCATTCGCTTGCGTTCGATCCGATGGGCAATCTGTTGGTGTGCGATATTCTCAATCATCGCATTCGCAAAATTGATCTGAAATCGGGCACGATTTCGACATTCTCCGGAACCGGCGAAAAGAAGACGGCCCCGGATGGCTCACCCATTCACGGTTCGCCGCTGCATGGGCCGCGTGCGTTGGCGTTTGCACCCGATGGCACGTTGTGGCTGGCATTGCGAGAAGGCAACGCGGTGCTGCGGCTCGATGCCAAAACCGGCACCATTACCCGAGTTGCGGGCACCGGGAAATCCGGATTCACCGGCAACGGCGGCCCGGCATTGAAGGCCACGCTTTCCGGCCCGAAAGGCGTCGCGCTCGATGCTTCTGGCAATATCTACCTCGCCGATACCGAATCGCACTCGGTGCGCATGATCGACATCCGCACGGGAACGCTGGAATTGATCGTCGGCACCGGCCAAAAAGGAGATGGCCCCGACGGCGATCCGAAATCGTGTCGGTTGGCCCGCCCGCATGGTGTGTTCATCGATCGCGATGGCAGTTTGCTGATTAGCGATAGCGAAAATCATCGCATTCGCCGGTTGCCGCTGAAAACCAAATGA
- a CDS encoding MFS transporter, with translation MSTAPAVSADERSIDRRITWRLIPFLFVLYIAAFLDRVNISFAEKSMGADLGFDSRILGFGMGIFFLGYFLFEVPSNLLLERVGPRRWIARIMISWGILSSLMMVVNDPLTFYILRFLLGVAEAGFFPGIILYLTYWFPAARRGAAVSRFMMAVPIAGVIGSPLSGQLLRLDGIAGLHGWQWMFLLEGIPSVILGILVLFCLPNHPREVRWLTAAEVELLENRLKQDGAATAHTSLPWYRLLQLPQIFQLSLLYFCTTCGMYGFTFWLPKLLRQALPEFSDFHVSLLAILPWVLATASMWLIGQHSDRLRERRLHLVALFAWSLLQTQLLVQNPSGWGAVACLALIPVGIYGSLGIFWALATPMLKSAPAGGIALVNSVGNLGGFVAPFLFGALLDATGDARVSLLTMGGFLLLGLVVLLSLARASTEADA, from the coding sequence ATGTCAACGGCCCCCGCAGTTTCGGCAGATGAACGATCGATCGATCGACGCATCACCTGGCGGCTGATCCCGTTTCTGTTTGTGTTGTACATTGCCGCGTTCCTGGATCGCGTGAATATCAGCTTTGCCGAGAAAAGCATGGGAGCCGATCTTGGCTTCGATTCTCGCATCCTCGGTTTCGGCATGGGGATTTTCTTCCTGGGTTACTTCCTGTTCGAGGTGCCCAGCAATCTGCTACTGGAACGAGTCGGCCCGCGACGCTGGATTGCTCGCATCATGATTAGCTGGGGCATTCTTTCTTCGCTCATGATGGTGGTGAACGATCCACTCACATTTTACATCCTGCGATTCCTGCTGGGCGTTGCCGAAGCGGGCTTCTTTCCGGGCATCATTCTGTATCTCACGTATTGGTTCCCGGCTGCGCGGCGCGGAGCGGCGGTGAGTCGCTTCATGATGGCGGTGCCCATTGCCGGGGTGATCGGGTCGCCGCTCTCCGGGCAACTGCTGCGATTGGATGGCATCGCCGGGCTGCACGGCTGGCAATGGATGTTTTTGCTCGAAGGAATCCCGTCGGTGATTCTCGGCATTCTGGTGCTATTCTGCCTGCCAAATCATCCGCGTGAGGTGCGCTGGCTGACTGCTGCCGAGGTGGAACTGCTCGAAAATCGCCTGAAACAAGACGGAGCCGCTACCGCGCACACGTCGCTGCCGTGGTATCGGCTGCTGCAATTGCCGCAGATTTTCCAACTATCGCTGTTGTATTTTTGCACCACCTGCGGCATGTACGGCTTCACGTTCTGGCTGCCGAAATTATTGCGACAAGCCTTGCCGGAGTTCAGCGATTTCCATGTGAGTCTGCTGGCGATTCTGCCATGGGTACTGGCGACGGCCAGCATGTGGCTGATCGGTCAGCACTCGGATCGTCTGCGCGAACGCCGATTGCACCTGGTCGCTCTCTTCGCGTGGTCGCTGCTGCAAACGCAATTGCTGGTGCAGAATCCCAGCGGATGGGGGGCGGTGGCCTGTCTGGCGCTGATTCCCGTGGGAATTTATGGCTCGCTGGGAATTTTCTGGGCATTGGCCACGCCGATGCTGAAATCCGCGCCGGCGGGCGGGATCGCACTGGTGAACTCGGTGGGCAACCTGGGCGGATTCGTCGCCCCGTTTCTGTTTGGTGCCCTGCTCGACGCCACGGGAGATGCCCGCGTCAGCCTGTTGACCATGGGCGGATTCCTGCTGTTGGGATTGGTGGTGTTGCTGAGCCTTGCCCGCGCTTCCACCGAGGCCGACGCGTAA
- a CDS encoding NAD(P)-dependent oxidoreductase, which translates to MTIAISEPGKTRIGWIGTGVMGRWMCQHAMSHGYSATVYTRSKEKAQPLLDLGAQYADTPKAVAEQSDVIFSIVGFPKDVREVMIGEHGALAGAKPGAVLVDMTTSDPSLAIEIYQAAKAKGVHSLDAPVSGGDVGAKNAALSIMIGGDLHVVEAVKPIFQTMGKTIVHQGLPGAGQHTKMVNQILISANMIALCEALLYGYKAGLNLETVFQSVSVGAAGSKALEVLGPRILARNFEPGFYVEHFIKDMGIALAEAEKMNLALPGLALAKQLYEALRAQGYGRKGTHALMLALETLNGIQR; encoded by the coding sequence ATGACAATCGCAATTTCGGAACCGGGCAAAACGCGGATCGGCTGGATTGGCACCGGGGTGATGGGCCGCTGGATGTGCCAGCACGCCATGAGCCACGGCTACAGCGCAACGGTCTACACGCGCTCCAAAGAGAAGGCGCAACCGCTGCTGGATCTCGGTGCCCAGTATGCAGATACGCCGAAAGCCGTGGCCGAACAATCCGATGTGATTTTCTCGATTGTCGGGTTCCCCAAGGATGTCCGGGAAGTGATGATCGGCGAGCATGGCGCGCTGGCCGGTGCCAAGCCCGGTGCCGTGCTCGTGGATATGACCACCAGCGATCCGAGTCTGGCCATCGAAATTTACCAAGCGGCCAAAGCCAAAGGCGTTCACAGCCTGGATGCCCCGGTTTCGGGAGGCGATGTCGGCGCGAAGAATGCCGCTCTTTCGATCATGATCGGCGGCGATCTCCACGTTGTGGAAGCGGTGAAACCGATCTTTCAGACCATGGGCAAAACCATTGTCCATCAGGGGCTTCCCGGCGCGGGCCAGCACACCAAGATGGTCAATCAGATCCTCATTTCCGCGAATATGATCGCGCTGTGTGAGGCTCTGCTGTACGGCTACAAAGCTGGGCTGAATCTCGAAACCGTGTTCCAATCCGTGAGCGTTGGCGCGGCTGGAAGCAAAGCCTTGGAAGTGTTGGGACCGCGAATCCTGGCCCGGAATTTCGAGCCGGGATTCTACGTCGAGCATTTCATCAAAGATATGGGCATCGCCTTGGCCGAGGCGGAGAAGATGAATCTGGCCCTGCCCGGACTCGCACTCGCCAAGCAACTGTACGAGGCACTGCGGGCCCAAGGTTACGGCCGCAAGGGAACCCACGCACTCATGCTGGCCTTGGAAACCCTCAACGGCATCCAGCGCTAA
- a CDS encoding vWA domain-containing protein, which yields MSKHATSWRIRFVAGLALLLASSIPASAKPIVVGKPVDLVLCLDVSNSMDGLIDSAKIKLWDIVNDFSKIKPTPELRVALYSYGSPRYSAGAGFIRCELDLTNDLDEVYKRLNALRTYGGEEYVAGVAKAALDELKWSANPKALRLLFVCGNERADQDPRFKIADVARQARRMDILINTIHCASAESGDDPLWKELARLAGGKGVNIDQNRNVLDKPIPTPHDDDLRKLSGELNKTYLAYGNDRLEAAKKQMDQDKAAEAAAPAAGAARSASKASALYRNDAWDLVDRLKNDSKFQLKDLPEDQLPEELRKLSPEKREAAIQAKCKEREALQARIQDLAAKREAFLRDARAKEPKKSAEKAFDEALRELIREQAATRELVIPQ from the coding sequence ATGTCGAAGCACGCAACCTCGTGGCGAATTCGTTTCGTGGCCGGGCTGGCCCTGCTCTTGGCCAGCAGCATCCCCGCATCGGCCAAGCCGATTGTCGTGGGCAAACCCGTGGACTTGGTCCTTTGCCTGGATGTATCCAACAGCATGGATGGCTTGATTGATTCGGCCAAAATCAAGCTGTGGGACATTGTCAACGATTTCAGCAAGATCAAACCGACACCGGAACTTCGCGTCGCGTTATACTCCTACGGCAGCCCGCGCTATTCCGCGGGGGCCGGGTTCATTCGCTGCGAATTGGACCTCACCAACGATTTGGACGAAGTGTACAAACGGCTCAACGCCCTTCGCACCTATGGCGGCGAAGAATATGTCGCAGGAGTGGCCAAGGCCGCACTCGACGAATTGAAGTGGTCGGCCAATCCCAAGGCGTTGCGGCTGCTGTTTGTGTGTGGCAACGAACGAGCGGACCAAGATCCCCGCTTCAAGATTGCCGATGTCGCGCGGCAGGCCCGCCGAATGGACATTCTCATCAACACCATCCATTGTGCCTCGGCGGAATCGGGAGATGATCCGCTGTGGAAGGAATTGGCCCGACTTGCTGGCGGCAAGGGGGTCAACATCGATCAAAATCGCAACGTGTTGGATAAGCCAATCCCCACGCCGCATGATGATGATTTGCGGAAACTTTCCGGCGAATTGAACAAGACGTATCTGGCCTACGGCAACGATCGACTCGAAGCCGCCAAGAAGCAGATGGACCAAGACAAGGCCGCCGAAGCCGCCGCGCCCGCAGCTGGGGCCGCACGATCGGCATCGAAGGCATCCGCACTGTATCGCAATGATGCCTGGGATCTGGTCGATCGGCTCAAGAACGACAGCAAATTCCAACTGAAGGATCTGCCCGAAGATCAACTCCCGGAAGAACTTCGCAAATTGTCTCCCGAGAAACGCGAAGCGGCCATCCAAGCCAAGTGCAAAGAACGCGAAGCACTGCAAGCCCGCATTCAAGACTTGGCCGCCAAACGGGAAGCATTTCTGCGAGACGCTCGCGCCAAGGAACCGAAGAAGTCCGCGGAAAAGGCGTTCGATGAAGCCCTGCGAGAACTCATCCGCGAACAAGCCGCCACACGCGAACTGGTGATTCCCCAATAA
- a CDS encoding AAA family ATPase produces the protein MNLQELQADAENIRQRINRFRTSLGRFFVQKQEIIDLMVVAAIAQEPLLIVGPPGTAKSDLVLKFKDALGLREEDYFEYMLTRFTEPSEIIGAIDIRELREGHYIRRKQGKLPTARLAFLDEIFKSNSAILNILLTIINEKKFYQDGVPEPVPLRVLFAATNEVPEQGELAALKDRFVLKIQSRPVQDEHFQELIDAGLQSEAYKNLNQKPWVEGLCSLEDFLKANRYLTHLFARKQGDGRGEEQNDRALFFPPDVFREFQRLVKTLVREDRIFISDRKLVKLYKLFRVRAWLFTGGTVSRDDLRLLAYLGETIQEIEHLREKVPTLLGDA, from the coding sequence ATGAATCTTCAAGAACTCCAGGCCGACGCCGAGAATATCCGTCAACGGATCAATCGGTTTCGGACATCGCTGGGTCGATTTTTCGTGCAAAAGCAAGAAATCATCGACCTGATGGTGGTGGCCGCCATTGCTCAAGAGCCGCTGTTGATCGTCGGCCCACCGGGAACGGCCAAATCCGACTTGGTGCTGAAGTTCAAAGATGCCTTGGGGTTGCGCGAAGAAGATTACTTCGAATACATGCTGACGCGGTTTACCGAGCCATCCGAAATCATCGGGGCCATCGACATCCGCGAATTGCGCGAAGGGCACTACATCCGCCGCAAGCAAGGGAAACTCCCCACCGCGCGCCTGGCGTTTTTAGACGAAATTTTCAAATCGAACTCCGCGATTCTGAACATTCTTCTGACGATTATTAACGAAAAGAAATTCTACCAAGACGGTGTCCCCGAGCCGGTGCCGCTGCGGGTGCTGTTTGCCGCCACCAACGAAGTTCCCGAACAAGGGGAGCTGGCCGCGCTCAAAGACCGCTTTGTGCTCAAGATTCAATCGCGGCCCGTGCAGGATGAGCATTTCCAGGAACTCATCGATGCTGGGCTTCAATCCGAAGCGTATAAGAATCTGAATCAGAAGCCGTGGGTCGAAGGACTCTGCTCGCTGGAAGATTTCCTGAAAGCCAACCGATATCTCACGCACCTGTTCGCCCGCAAACAAGGCGATGGCCGTGGCGAGGAACAAAACGACCGCGCGCTGTTCTTCCCGCCAGATGTCTTCCGCGAATTCCAGCGATTGGTGAAAACCCTCGTCCGCGAAGACCGCATTTTCATCAGCGATCGCAAACTGGTGAAACTGTACAAATTGTTCCGGGTGCGGGCATGGCTGTTCACGGGGGGTACCGTCAGCCGCGACGACCTGCGATTGCTCGCCTACCTGGGCGAAACCATCCAAGAAATCGAGCACCTGCGCGAAAAAGTGCCGACGCTCCTGGGCGATGCCTAA
- a CDS encoding TIGR02996 domain-containing protein, protein MNPRDALLQAIGANRLELAPRLIFADYLEETGQFERAELIRLQCQLSANPDLPFPDRLNRLIRIEQLLDQHYRRWHIADYPKTDFESYSDFDLYSPRYSGCPPFRNGSLDTVWLGEVSGNVPHFPQFSRNPFPNEMMRQFTFSRLGIAEKAWQEYVNFTRFPDGWSDYPDLFLVAIHFDDTAMHLLQRMMPAHRLQRLETGFVEFETSARETFARWLGESAIQRLKMEAQVNDATLAEYFRYGPFRQLTHLQLRGSGQLGELTLRQLIDHGISQRLESLLCARMQCSGAALRLLANRDDFPNLRELGFTHCQLNADDLRLLTRRGSFPQLRRLLLDQNRIRDEGFHHLILFGHWPHLRHLEIGECGLTEEAFRPLNLADFAESLESIDLLATDRPTPSNETSSSLLRTIAAAELPRLAHLKIGTRSIPDRPWGPILSRIPSLASLNIIWDAPRDQWKPMVFDHLELPQLQSLQTGSEFSLDWLNQMPPTTALPQLARLGFDRYVNDRESEQFRHLSGRPTLSIADIRLGLRHRE, encoded by the coding sequence ATGAATCCCCGCGATGCGCTGCTGCAAGCGATTGGTGCCAACCGACTGGAACTGGCCCCGCGGTTGATTTTCGCGGATTATCTCGAAGAAACCGGCCAATTCGAGCGGGCGGAACTCATTCGCCTGCAATGCCAACTGAGTGCCAATCCCGACCTGCCCTTCCCCGATCGGCTCAATCGCCTCATTCGCATCGAACAACTTCTCGACCAACATTACCGCCGCTGGCACATCGCAGACTATCCCAAAACCGACTTCGAGTCGTATAGCGATTTCGATCTCTACTCGCCTCGATACTCCGGTTGCCCACCGTTTCGCAACGGATCGCTCGATACGGTCTGGTTGGGGGAAGTGAGTGGGAATGTGCCGCATTTCCCGCAATTCTCACGCAACCCCTTTCCCAATGAGATGATGCGGCAGTTCACCTTCTCCCGATTGGGAATCGCCGAAAAGGCTTGGCAGGAATACGTCAACTTCACCCGATTTCCCGATGGATGGAGCGATTACCCCGATTTGTTCCTGGTCGCCATTCATTTCGATGACACCGCAATGCACTTGCTGCAACGCATGATGCCTGCCCATCGGTTGCAACGGCTCGAAACCGGATTCGTCGAGTTCGAAACGAGTGCCCGAGAAACCTTCGCACGCTGGCTGGGCGAATCGGCCATCCAGCGCCTGAAAATGGAAGCGCAGGTGAACGATGCAACACTCGCCGAATACTTCCGATACGGCCCATTTCGACAGCTGACGCACTTGCAACTGCGCGGCAGTGGCCAACTTGGCGAGCTAACCTTGCGACAACTGATCGACCATGGCATCTCGCAACGATTGGAATCCCTGCTCTGCGCGCGCATGCAGTGCAGCGGCGCGGCCTTGCGGCTCTTGGCCAACCGCGACGATTTTCCCAATCTCCGCGAACTCGGATTCACCCATTGCCAACTGAATGCGGATGATCTGCGATTGCTCACCCGACGCGGCAGCTTCCCGCAATTGCGACGACTGCTTCTCGATCAAAATCGCATCCGCGATGAAGGATTCCACCATCTGATTTTGTTCGGCCACTGGCCCCACCTGCGGCATTTGGAAATCGGCGAATGCGGGCTGACCGAAGAGGCATTTCGCCCGTTGAATCTGGCGGATTTTGCCGAATCGCTCGAATCGATCGATCTGCTGGCAACCGATCGTCCCACCCCATCCAACGAAACCAGCTCCAGCCTCTTGCGAACCATTGCTGCCGCCGAATTACCCCGACTCGCCCATCTCAAGATTGGCACCCGGTCGATTCCCGATCGTCCCTGGGGGCCAATTCTGTCGCGCATCCCCTCGCTGGCCAGTCTGAACATCATCTGGGATGCGCCGCGCGACCAATGGAAGCCCATGGTGTTTGATCACTTGGAACTGCCGCAGTTGCAATCGCTGCAAACCGGAAGCGAATTTTCGCTGGATTGGCTCAACCAGATGCCGCCAACGACCGCGCTTCCACAATTGGCCCGCCTCGGATTCGATCGCTATGTCAACGATCGCGAATCCGAACAATTCCGTCACCTTTCCGGTCGCCCGACGTTATCCATTGCAGACATCCGCCTGGGACTCCGTCACCGTGAATAA
- a CDS encoding TIGR02466 family protein, which translates to MLQPLQGFREEWFPTSIWYFDDPQPQPSVQQWLDWLKAERQRDEAGMSGRSNVLGWHSRDTLHEEPIFAGLVQRIRQGIGQVFADFGLDSTKIEPRLSNCWAIVNSQYCSNVVHVHGNSFWSGVYYLQTPPDCGNLFFLDPRPMVHMMSLPQTQPSRLTFSRITYAPRVGRMLLFPSWLQHGVEPNLSQVDRICLSFNLAVRWL; encoded by the coding sequence ATGTTGCAACCTTTGCAGGGATTCCGGGAAGAGTGGTTCCCGACATCAATCTGGTACTTCGACGATCCGCAGCCGCAACCAAGCGTTCAACAATGGCTCGACTGGCTGAAAGCCGAACGGCAGCGCGACGAGGCGGGCATGTCGGGGCGCTCGAACGTCCTGGGCTGGCACAGTCGGGACACCCTGCACGAGGAGCCGATCTTTGCCGGGTTGGTGCAGCGCATCCGCCAGGGAATCGGGCAGGTCTTCGCCGATTTCGGACTCGACAGCACCAAAATTGAGCCGCGATTGAGCAACTGCTGGGCGATCGTGAATTCGCAATATTGTAGCAACGTCGTACATGTGCATGGCAACAGCTTCTGGAGCGGGGTCTATTACCTGCAAACGCCCCCCGATTGCGGCAATCTCTTCTTTCTCGATCCGCGTCCGATGGTGCATATGATGTCGCTGCCACAAACTCAGCCCAGCCGATTGACGTTTTCGCGCATCACCTATGCCCCGCGAGTCGGTCGGATGCTGCTGTTCCCGTCATGGTTGCAGCACGGCGTGGAGCCGAATCTCTCCCAAGTTGATCGCATTTGTCTGAGTTTCAACCTTGCCGTGCGGTGGCTGTGA
- a CDS encoding FG-GAP-like repeat-containing protein gives MKTTHQPNLPVSRKIEQLEDRAVPATFTVTTADDVVDSGDGVLSFREAVIAAEGSEGADVIDFAPSLAGADIPLQFADTRTNANIAGPTALYVNTSIDVQGSGQRLFIQPIPARQIQGANLRLFTVDQSGQLTLNGLTLEGGVAAGTSGGPNGGASAGMGGAIFINRGDVVIRNSLLLNNTAIGGSGQPSQSGQSVGGGGGGFGSPGGTGFTGYGGGPNLDGNPFTAGLGDGGYGADFFSEGSSAGPGGFGGGGGGSFSGSPAGDGGFGGGGGLSTYGSLGESGFGASAPQRTGYGAGYGVTGAGAGMGGAIFNLLGNLRVVNSTFASNIAVGGSINFQEGGRADGLGGAIFNLNGSVDLIQVTASENQADRGSALYTVAAVEPTVPEGSAFARISNSLLAGNFDNDEGDAVSDVVVDLLTEATSEIEFLGVNQLGTPLSDSEGTVVTQPDGSVIVADFESVLQDNGGLSQTYAVTVQDVAYRAGDPDEAFDPILEETLQFDQRGTPFARFAGSLVDIGAFQSQGTPPTITSPNTVTFTEGEAGTFQVTSDGADPDTVTYGFQIVGGALPDGLSFDPQTGILSGTPASGTAGTYSLTFTATNGVQPDATQAFTLIIDAVPPPPTPPAPPTPPTPPAPPTPPALIQPINASPAQNSVPTQLIDPVTRELTPVQPPYIDYDGPVSSLSGDFDGDGVMDIAYAAGVTGAPHIIVVSGATGERLLNFFAFDGNSRIGASIASGDFNNDGQLDLIVGAGPGGGPHVRVFDGKTGAMLFETFAFDPNQRNGVTVALGDIDGDGFDEMIVGSGNGDSGVVVIDRNGAILTRFQAFEPSFTGGVSVAAGDLDGNGKAEIIVGAGPGGGPRVQIFRDSTFEPTVSFFAFELEFTGGVTVAVNDVNNDEIADIIVGAGPGGGPRVRAFSVNGDETLNLFVTEIDFDRGVFVG, from the coding sequence ATGAAAACAACCCATCAACCCAATCTGCCTGTTTCCCGAAAAATCGAACAACTGGAAGATCGTGCCGTCCCAGCGACATTCACCGTGACCACGGCCGATGATGTTGTGGATAGCGGCGATGGTGTGCTGAGTTTCCGGGAGGCCGTGATTGCGGCTGAAGGAAGCGAAGGTGCGGACGTGATTGACTTTGCGCCGAGTTTGGCCGGGGCCGATATCCCGCTTCAGTTTGCCGACACCCGCACCAATGCGAATATCGCTGGACCAACCGCACTGTATGTGAACACTTCGATTGATGTCCAAGGGAGCGGCCAACGACTGTTCATCCAGCCGATTCCGGCACGACAAATCCAAGGTGCGAATCTTCGGCTGTTTACGGTCGATCAATCCGGGCAACTGACGCTCAACGGGCTGACGTTGGAAGGCGGCGTCGCGGCAGGGACCAGCGGTGGGCCGAATGGCGGTGCCTCTGCCGGGATGGGTGGCGCGATCTTCATCAATCGTGGCGATGTGGTCATCCGCAATTCGCTGCTGCTGAATAACACCGCTATCGGTGGTTCGGGGCAACCATCGCAATCGGGTCAATCGGTGGGCGGCGGCGGTGGCGGATTTGGCTCCCCGGGTGGTACCGGATTTACCGGATACGGTGGTGGTCCCAATCTCGACGGCAATCCGTTCACCGCAGGATTGGGCGATGGCGGCTACGGGGCAGATTTCTTCTCCGAAGGAAGTTCTGCCGGGCCTGGCGGATTTGGCGGCGGTGGCGGTGGCTCATTCTCGGGCTCTCCCGCTGGCGATGGCGGATTCGGGGGCGGCGGCGGCCTCAGCACGTATGGATCACTCGGCGAAAGCGGGTTCGGCGCAAGTGCTCCTCAGCGAACGGGTTACGGTGCAGGATATGGCGTCACCGGAGCAGGCGCGGGCATGGGCGGCGCCATCTTCAATCTGCTGGGCAATCTGCGTGTGGTCAATTCCACGTTCGCATCCAATATCGCTGTCGGTGGATCGATCAACTTTCAAGAAGGTGGCCGGGCCGATGGATTGGGTGGGGCCATTTTCAATCTCAATGGCTCGGTTGATCTGATTCAAGTGACCGCGTCGGAGAATCAGGCCGATCGCGGCTCGGCGCTCTACACGGTGGCGGCGGTGGAACCCACAGTCCCTGAGGGAAGTGCGTTTGCGCGAATCTCGAACTCGCTGCTGGCGGGGAATTTCGATAACGATGAAGGCGATGCCGTCTCCGATGTCGTCGTGGATCTGCTCACCGAAGCGACTTCGGAAATCGAGTTCCTCGGCGTCAATCAATTGGGAACGCCGCTTTCGGATTCCGAAGGCACCGTCGTCACGCAACCCGACGGTTCGGTGATTGTCGCCGATTTCGAAAGTGTTCTCCAGGATAATGGTGGGTTATCGCAAACGTATGCCGTGACGGTGCAAGACGTTGCGTATCGTGCGGGTGATCCCGACGAGGCATTTGACCCCATCTTGGAAGAAACCTTACAATTCGATCAACGGGGAACGCCGTTCGCCCGATTCGCCGGATCGCTGGTGGATATCGGCGCGTTCCAAAGCCAAGGCACCCCGCCAACCATCACCAGCCCCAACACGGTGACGTTCACCGAAGGCGAAGCAGGCACCTTCCAGGTGACCAGCGATGGGGCCGACCCGGACACAGTGACCTATGGCTTCCAGATTGTCGGCGGAGCCTTGCCAGATGGATTGTCGTTTGATCCCCAGACTGGAATCCTCTCCGGCACTCCGGCATCGGGGACCGCGGGAACGTATTCGCTGACCTTCACGGCAACCAATGGCGTGCAACCCGATGCAACACAAGCCTTTACGCTGATCATTGATGCTGTGCCACCGCCGCCGACTCCGCCAGCTCCGCCGACTCCGCCGACTCCGCCCGCGCCACCGACTCCGCCCGCGCTCATCCAGCCGATCAACGCCAGCCCCGCGCAGAATTCCGTGCCGACGCAGTTGATTGATCCAGTGACTCGGGAATTGACCCCGGTTCAACCCCCGTACATCGATTACGATGGCCCTGTCTCGTCGCTTTCCGGCGATTTCGATGGCGATGGGGTGATGGATATTGCCTACGCCGCAGGGGTTACAGGCGCACCGCATATCATCGTCGTGTCCGGGGCGACCGGCGAACGGCTGCTCAACTTCTTCGCCTTCGATGGAAATTCTCGCATCGGGGCGAGTATCGCATCGGGCGATTTCAACAATGATGGCCAACTGGATCTCATCGTCGGGGCCGGGCCGGGAGGCGGGCCGCATGTCCGCGTCTTTGATGGCAAGACTGGCGCGATGCTGTTCGAAACCTTCGCATTCGATCCCAACCAGCGGAACGGCGTGACCGTGGCGTTGGGCGATATCGATGGCGATGGCTTTGATGAGATGATTGTCGGCAGCGGCAATGGCGATTCCGGCGTGGTTGTCATCGACCGCAACGGCGCGATTCTCACCCGATTCCAGGCATTTGAACCGAGCTTCACCGGCGGCGTCTCCGTGGCTGCGGGGGATCTGGATGGCAATGGCAAAGCCGAAATCATCGTCGGGGCCGGACCCGGCGGCGGGCCGCGCGTGCAGATTTTCCGCGATTCCACCTTCGAGCCGACGGTCTCATTCTTCGCCTTCGAGTTGGAGTTTACCGGCGGCGTGACGGTGGCCGTCAACGATGTCAACAACGACGAAATCGCCGACATTATCGTCGGGGCCGGGCCGGGTGGCGGGCCGCGCGTCCGGGCGTTCAGCGTCAACGGCGACGAGACGTTGAATCTGTTCGTGACCGAAATTGATTTCGATCGTGGTGTGTTCGTTGGGTAA